The following proteins are encoded in a genomic region of Streptomyces sp. SLBN-31:
- a CDS encoding sugar ABC transporter substrate-binding protein yields the protein MRARLVTLVVLVLLLAGCTGGGGPADGGRITLRFQSLAWQQESVKANKELVKEWNAAHPDVKVEYVQGSWDSVHDQLLTSFEGGEAPDVIHDASDDLADFAYGGYLADLRGLLSRRLKSDIPQRSWRTTTFGDGVYGVPFLQEPRVLVANATWLKKSGVRIPTPQHPWTWVEFRQVTKQLSGDGRYGVAWPLKEPVSATLNLSLSAGGELFHRGADGKVTVRFGAADQVVPRTVHDQANTDHSASPTTLGSGGSDTLPGFFGGKYAMVPLGFSYRQQIAQQAPKGFAWQVLPAPAGADGPAQGVSPQTLSIAEDSPHKKEAAAFVDFLLRPRNMVRLALGDWMLPTGTRALKDPALHTAENGWATGTALAAHLRSAPAQSVRGYPEWKDKVATPAFQEYYSGAIGLAELRHRLEKDGNLVLARYQR from the coding sequence ATGCGCGCCAGACTCGTGACCCTCGTTGTCCTGGTCCTGCTGCTGGCCGGCTGCACGGGCGGCGGCGGCCCGGCGGACGGCGGCCGGATCACCCTCCGCTTCCAGTCCCTCGCCTGGCAGCAGGAGTCCGTGAAGGCCAACAAGGAGCTGGTGAAGGAGTGGAACGCCGCGCATCCGGACGTCAAGGTCGAGTACGTGCAGGGCAGTTGGGACAGCGTCCACGACCAGCTTCTCACCTCCTTCGAGGGCGGTGAGGCCCCCGACGTCATCCACGACGCCTCCGACGACCTCGCCGACTTCGCCTACGGCGGCTACCTCGCCGACCTGCGCGGACTGCTGTCGCGACGCCTGAAGTCCGACATCCCGCAGCGCAGTTGGCGCACGACGACCTTCGGTGACGGCGTGTACGGCGTGCCGTTCCTCCAGGAACCGCGGGTGCTCGTCGCCAACGCCACCTGGCTGAAGAAGTCGGGAGTGCGCATCCCGACGCCCCAACACCCATGGACCTGGGTGGAGTTCAGGCAGGTGACGAAACAGCTGAGTGGCGACGGCAGGTACGGCGTCGCCTGGCCCCTCAAGGAGCCCGTCTCCGCGACCCTCAACCTCTCCCTGTCGGCCGGCGGCGAGCTGTTCCACCGGGGCGCGGACGGCAAGGTGACCGTCCGTTTCGGGGCGGCCGACCAGGTGGTGCCCCGCACCGTCCACGACCAGGCGAACACCGACCACAGTGCCTCGCCCACGACCCTGGGCAGCGGCGGCTCGGACACCCTGCCCGGGTTCTTCGGCGGCAAGTACGCGATGGTCCCGCTCGGCTTCTCCTACCGCCAGCAGATCGCCCAGCAGGCCCCCAAGGGCTTCGCCTGGCAGGTGCTGCCCGCCCCGGCCGGAGCGGACGGACCCGCCCAGGGCGTCAGCCCGCAGACGCTGTCCATCGCCGAGGACAGCCCGCACAAGAAGGAGGCCGCCGCGTTCGTCGACTTCCTGCTGCGGCCGCGGAACATGGTGCGGCTGGCGCTCGGCGACTGGATGCTGCCCACCGGCACCCGGGCCCTGAAGGACCCCGCCCTGCACACCGCCGAGAACGGCTGGGCCACCGGCACCGCCCTCGCCGCCCACCTCCGCTCGGCGCCCGCGCAGTCCGTCCGCGGCTACCCGGAGTGGAAGGACAAGGTGGCTACCCCCGCCTTCCAGGAGTACTACAGCGGGGCGATCGGTCTCGCCGAGCTGCGCCACCGCCTGGAAAAGGACGGCAACCTGGTCCTCGCCCGTTACCAGCGCTGA
- a CDS encoding MMPL family transporter codes for MGNEESRVRGIAARAGGWSARHRWAAVGIWVLFVVLAMGLGSAAGRVDLKDSDQLKGETHTAARIIDDAGIKEPAGETVLIQSKDSGPKATDAEFRSAVAAVVKAVDATGRVTDVKSPYTTDTISKDGRSALVRFDMRGDAETAGDRVEPVLKAVAGVQKDHGSLRIEEIGGASMRKTFDDAFGDDFQKAEYSAVPVALGILLIAFGALVAALLPVALAITAIMATMGLMGLVSHVQPMTDTANSVMLLVGLAVGVDYCLFYLRREREERAAGRDGQTALRVAAATSGRAIIVSGITVCVAMAGMLFTGLATFEGMGLASLMVVAVAMVGSVTVLPALLSLLGERVEKGRVPFLRKAMQRRAARSGGQSRFWSTVVRAVLARPLVSVVVAAGALLAVAAPALGMKTQNLTLDQEFGDSLPIVQTYNRVNDAFPGGSEPAEAVVKAKDINAPEVKSALADFKERAISSGASRGPVQITLHDAQNIAYVYVPLVGGSDLDKAGASLEKLRDEVRPATLGKVDGVQAPITGQVAGSKDFNDQLGGAVVPVFAFVVVFAFALMLLSFRSLTIAITSIVLNLLSVGAAYGILVAVFQHGWGASLVGAEGVGAIITWLPLFLFVILFGLSMDYHVFVVSRIREARLRGRTTNEAIHHGVVTTAGVVTSAAVIMVAVFAIFGTLSMQSMKQMGVGLAAAVLIDATIIRGVLLPAVMALLGERNWYLPKWLHRMPDLTHDEAPDAITHAAKDEGEPVRV; via the coding sequence ATGGGGAACGAGGAATCGCGGGTGCGGGGCATCGCCGCCCGGGCGGGCGGCTGGAGTGCCCGGCACCGATGGGCCGCCGTGGGGATCTGGGTGCTGTTCGTCGTCCTGGCGATGGGACTCGGCTCGGCGGCCGGCCGGGTGGATCTCAAGGACAGCGACCAGCTCAAGGGCGAGACGCACACCGCCGCCCGGATCATCGATGACGCGGGGATCAAGGAGCCGGCCGGTGAGACCGTCCTGATCCAGTCGAAGGACAGCGGCCCGAAGGCCACCGACGCCGAGTTCCGGTCGGCGGTCGCGGCGGTCGTGAAGGCCGTGGATGCCACCGGCCGGGTCACGGACGTGAAGTCGCCGTACACCACGGACACGATCTCCAAGGACGGGCGCAGCGCGCTGGTGCGGTTCGACATGCGCGGCGACGCGGAGACCGCGGGCGACCGGGTGGAACCGGTGCTGAAGGCCGTCGCCGGGGTGCAGAAGGACCACGGGTCGCTGCGGATCGAGGAGATCGGCGGCGCCAGCATGCGCAAGACCTTCGACGACGCGTTCGGGGACGACTTCCAGAAGGCCGAGTACTCCGCGGTGCCGGTGGCCCTCGGCATTCTGCTCATCGCCTTCGGCGCCCTGGTGGCCGCGCTGCTGCCGGTGGCCCTGGCGATCACCGCGATCATGGCGACGATGGGCCTGATGGGCCTCGTCAGCCACGTCCAGCCGATGACCGATACCGCCAACTCCGTCATGCTGCTGGTCGGTCTGGCCGTGGGCGTCGACTACTGCCTGTTCTACCTGCGCCGTGAGCGGGAGGAGCGGGCCGCCGGACGCGACGGACAGACGGCACTGCGGGTCGCCGCCGCGACCAGCGGCCGCGCGATCATCGTCTCGGGCATCACGGTGTGCGTGGCGATGGCGGGCATGCTGTTCACGGGGCTCGCCACCTTCGAGGGCATGGGCCTGGCCTCGCTGATGGTCGTCGCCGTCGCCATGGTCGGCTCGGTTACCGTGCTGCCGGCCCTGCTGTCGCTGCTGGGCGAGCGGGTCGAGAAGGGACGCGTGCCGTTCCTGCGCAAGGCCATGCAGCGCCGGGCCGCCCGCTCGGGCGGGCAGAGCCGGTTCTGGAGCACCGTCGTGCGCGCGGTGCTGGCCAGGCCGCTGGTGTCGGTGGTCGTGGCGGCCGGCGCGCTGCTCGCCGTCGCCGCTCCCGCGCTCGGCATGAAGACCCAGAACCTCACGCTGGACCAGGAGTTCGGCGACTCGCTGCCGATCGTGCAGACGTACAACCGCGTCAACGACGCCTTCCCGGGCGGCTCCGAGCCGGCCGAGGCGGTCGTCAAGGCCAAGGACATCAACGCCCCCGAGGTCAAGAGCGCGCTCGCCGACTTCAAGGAGCGGGCGATCAGTTCGGGCGCCTCGCGCGGCCCGGTCCAGATCACCCTGCACGACGCGCAGAACATCGCCTACGTCTACGTCCCGCTGGTCGGCGGGTCCGACCTGGACAAGGCGGGCGCCAGTCTGGAGAAGCTGCGCGACGAGGTGCGGCCGGCCACGCTGGGCAAGGTGGACGGCGTCCAGGCCCCGATCACCGGCCAGGTGGCCGGTTCGAAGGACTTCAACGACCAGCTCGGCGGCGCCGTCGTCCCGGTCTTCGCGTTCGTCGTGGTGTTCGCCTTCGCGCTGATGCTGCTGTCGTTCCGCTCGCTGACCATCGCGATCACCTCGATCGTGCTCAACCTCCTGTCCGTGGGCGCCGCCTACGGCATCCTCGTCGCCGTCTTCCAGCACGGCTGGGGTGCCTCCCTGGTCGGCGCGGAGGGCGTCGGGGCGATCATCACCTGGCTGCCGCTGTTCCTGTTCGTGATCCTGTTCGGGCTGAGCATGGACTACCACGTGTTCGTGGTCTCCCGGATCCGCGAGGCACGCCTGCGGGGCCGTACGACGAACGAAGCGATCCACCACGGTGTGGTCACCACGGCCGGTGTCGTCACCAGCGCCGCGGTCATCATGGTCGCCGTGTTCGCGATCTTCGGCACGCTGTCCATGCAGTCCATGAAGCAGATGGGCGTGGGCCTCGCGGCCGCGGTGCTCATCGACGCGACGATCATCCGGGGCGTGCTGCTGCCGGCCGTGATGGCGCTGCTGGGCGAGCGCAACTGGTACCTGCCGAAGTGGCTGCACCGGATGCCCGACCTCACGCACGACGAGGCGCCAGACGCCATCACGCACGCGGCAAAGGACGAGGGTGAGCCCGTGAGGGTCTGA
- a CDS encoding DUF1697 domain-containing protein, producing the protein MTTTYAALLRGINVGGKKKVPMAELRQLMEGLGHDAVRTHLQSGQAVFASDHGDEESLAAELTQAIEQHFGFPVDVIVRDHAYLKAIAEDCPFPAADLEAKQLHVTYFSAPVTADRFAEIDQEACLPEEFRLGDRALYLYAPDGLGRSRLAELLARPRVNKGLIATTRNWNTVVKLVELTAG; encoded by the coding sequence ATGACGACGACGTACGCGGCGCTGCTGCGCGGCATCAACGTGGGTGGCAAGAAGAAGGTCCCTATGGCCGAGCTGCGGCAGCTCATGGAGGGCCTCGGACACGACGCCGTACGTACCCACCTGCAGAGCGGGCAGGCCGTGTTCGCGTCGGATCACGGCGACGAGGAGTCCCTGGCCGCCGAGCTCACGCAGGCCATCGAGCAGCACTTCGGCTTCCCCGTCGACGTGATCGTGCGCGACCACGCCTATCTGAAGGCGATCGCCGAGGACTGCCCCTTCCCGGCCGCCGACCTGGAGGCCAAGCAGCTGCACGTCACCTACTTCTCCGCACCGGTCACCGCCGACCGGTTCGCGGAGATCGACCAAGAGGCCTGCCTCCCGGAGGAGTTCCGGCTCGGCGACCGCGCCCTGTACCTCTACGCGCCGGACGGCCTGGGCCGCTCAAGACTCGCCGAACTGCTCGCGAGGCCCCGCGTCAACAAGGGCCTGATCGCCACCACCCGAAACTGGAACACCGTGGTGAAACTGGTGGAACTCACGGCGGGTTGA
- a CDS encoding ketopantoate reductase family protein: MRYIIIGAGAVGGAIGGRLAGAGHEVVAVARGAQLAALRESGLRLTVPDGQHTYRLPAVEGPGELGELRADDVLVLAVKTQDTVAALREWGPAPVDGGGTAAERLPLLCAQNGVEGQRLALRVFRHVYGVCVWLPATFVEPGRVSAAGAPLTGILHLGRYPHGTDETARRIAADLDKTRFLEAPVVPDVSRWQYAKLLSNLANALEAVSSAAGDKAGELYRRVRAEGEAVLDAAGIAYASVEEQRATRGHKVDLVPLDGAPRGGGSSWQSLSRGTGTIEADYLNGEIALLGRLHGVPTPLNDLLQRLANTFAREHRAAGSMPVEELVRLADEAVAFVQES; encoded by the coding sequence ATGCGCTACATCATCATCGGAGCGGGCGCCGTCGGCGGGGCGATCGGCGGGCGGCTCGCGGGGGCCGGGCACGAGGTCGTCGCGGTTGCCCGCGGCGCGCAACTCGCGGCGCTGCGGGAGAGCGGGCTGCGGCTGACCGTACCGGACGGGCAGCACACCTACCGGCTGCCGGCCGTCGAAGGCCCGGGCGAGCTGGGGGAGTTGCGGGCCGACGACGTCCTCGTCCTCGCCGTCAAGACGCAGGACACGGTGGCCGCCCTGCGGGAGTGGGGGCCCGCGCCGGTCGACGGCGGCGGTACGGCCGCCGAGCGGCTGCCGCTGCTGTGCGCCCAGAACGGCGTGGAGGGACAGCGGCTCGCCCTGCGCGTCTTCCGGCACGTGTACGGCGTCTGCGTGTGGCTGCCCGCGACCTTCGTCGAACCGGGCCGCGTCTCCGCAGCCGGCGCCCCGCTCACCGGCATCCTGCACCTGGGCCGGTATCCCCACGGCACCGACGAGACCGCCCGGCGCATCGCCGCGGACCTGGACAAGACGCGGTTCCTCGAGGCGCCGGTGGTGCCGGACGTGTCGCGCTGGCAGTACGCCAAGCTGCTGTCCAACCTGGCCAACGCGCTGGAGGCGGTCTCCTCGGCCGCCGGTGACAAGGCGGGGGAGCTGTACCGGCGAGTGCGGGCCGAGGGCGAGGCCGTGCTCGACGCCGCCGGGATCGCGTACGCGAGCGTCGAGGAGCAGCGGGCCACGCGCGGCCACAAGGTCGACCTGGTCCCGCTCGACGGCGCGCCGCGCGGCGGCGGCTCCTCCTGGCAGTCGCTCAGCCGGGGCACCGGCACCATCGAGGCCGACTACCTCAACGGCGAGATCGCGCTGCTGGGCCGGTTGCACGGCGTACCGACCCCGCTCAACGACCTCCTCCAGCGGCTCGCCAACACCTTCGCACGCGAGCACCGGGCGGCCGGCTCGATGCCGGTCGAGGAACTGGTCCGGCTCGCCGACGAGGCTGTCGCGTTTGTTCAAGAGTCCTGA
- a CDS encoding TIGR03086 family metal-binding protein, translating to MTYDDPKHLHTYMTECAAEAARVARGVPAARLGEPTHCPDWDVRALVNHWVLYTSHGLEHRALRKQLPEELTARDFTADPDWAEAYAAQLDRAVAAWADPAVWEGEVDLGMAKMSALDIASMVVKEMAVHGWDVAAATGQRFRISDDAARFILHVVEKHGDIYRQYDGFADPVPVPDDAPVFDRALAASGRDPKLGQ from the coding sequence ATGACGTACGACGACCCCAAGCACCTGCACACGTACATGACCGAGTGCGCCGCCGAGGCGGCCCGCGTGGCGCGCGGCGTCCCGGCGGCCCGCCTCGGCGAGCCCACCCACTGCCCCGACTGGGACGTCCGGGCCCTGGTCAACCACTGGGTCCTCTACACCTCCCACGGTCTGGAGCACCGCGCCCTGCGCAAGCAGCTCCCCGAGGAGCTGACCGCCCGCGACTTCACCGCCGACCCGGACTGGGCCGAGGCCTACGCCGCCCAGCTGGACCGCGCCGTCGCCGCCTGGGCCGATCCGGCGGTGTGGGAGGGCGAGGTCGACCTGGGTATGGCCAAGATGTCCGCTCTCGACATCGCCTCCATGGTCGTCAAGGAGATGGCGGTGCACGGCTGGGACGTGGCCGCCGCCACCGGCCAGCGGTTCCGGATCTCCGACGACGCGGCCCGCTTCATCCTCCACGTGGTCGAGAAGCACGGCGACATCTACCGGCAGTACGACGGCTTCGCCGACCCCGTGCCGGTGCCGGACGATGCCCCCGTCTTCGACCGGGCCCTCGCCGCCAGCGGGCGCGACCCCAAATTGGGCCAATGA
- a CDS encoding DsbA family protein, whose product MTDTAPIPVDFWFDPACPFAWITSRWLLEVERERALELRFHAMSLYLHNIGNELPDWYRELVDRSIGPVRVAVAAAERHGEKVLRDLYTAFGTRIHVGKADSTDRFAAVITESLAELGLPAELAAAAHDPSYDEAVRRSHEAGAEPDSGGYVGTPTLHVDGTVWFGPVLRAVPRGARAAALFDSFRVLATDPDFFELKRTRTGSLRFD is encoded by the coding sequence ATGACCGACACCGCACCCATCCCCGTCGACTTCTGGTTCGACCCCGCCTGTCCCTTCGCCTGGATCACCTCACGCTGGCTGCTGGAGGTCGAGCGCGAGCGCGCGCTCGAGCTCCGCTTCCACGCGATGAGCCTGTACCTGCACAATATCGGCAACGAACTCCCCGACTGGTACCGGGAGTTGGTGGACCGTTCGATCGGCCCGGTGCGGGTGGCCGTGGCCGCGGCGGAGCGGCACGGGGAGAAGGTGCTGCGCGATCTGTACACCGCGTTCGGCACCCGCATCCACGTGGGCAAGGCCGACTCCACCGACCGCTTCGCCGCCGTGATCACCGAGTCCCTGGCGGAACTGGGCCTGCCGGCCGAACTGGCCGCCGCCGCGCACGACCCGTCCTACGACGAGGCAGTCCGCCGCAGTCACGAGGCCGGCGCCGAGCCCGACTCGGGCGGTTATGTCGGCACGCCCACCCTCCACGTCGACGGGACGGTGTGGTTCGGCCCCGTGCTGCGGGCCGTTCCCCGAGGGGCCAGGGCGGCCGCGCTCTTCGACAGCTTCCGCGTCCTGGCCACCGATCCCGACTTCTTCGAACTCAAGCGCACCCGCACGGGATCGCTCCGCTTC